Proteins found in one Haloferax litoreum genomic segment:
- a CDS encoding SRPBCC family protein → MTVRVKRTFEFDAPGEDVWEFIADPAKRAGAISVVERFDISDDGRHATWYLELPIPLVRSTVKVETEDVTVEEPTHVKFVGRSRVMRVTGEHTIEPSEEGCRLVNEFVVDGRLPGVETFFERNLDRELDNLEAALRQELESAE, encoded by the coding sequence ATGACCGTCCGCGTGAAACGAACGTTCGAGTTCGACGCCCCCGGCGAGGACGTCTGGGAGTTTATCGCCGACCCAGCGAAACGAGCGGGAGCTATCAGTGTCGTCGAACGCTTCGATATCTCCGACGATGGACGCCACGCGACGTGGTACCTCGAACTCCCGATTCCGCTCGTCCGGTCTACGGTCAAAGTCGAAACCGAAGACGTGACAGTCGAAGAACCCACTCACGTCAAATTCGTCGGTCGCTCGCGCGTGATGCGGGTCACGGGTGAGCACACTATCGAACCGAGCGAGGAAGGGTGCCGACTCGTCAACGAATTCGTCGTCGACGGCCGACTCCCGGGCGTCGAGACGTTCTTCGAGCGAAACCTCGACCGCGAACTCGACAACCTCGAAGCGGCGCTTCGACAGGAACTCGAATCGGCCGAGTGA
- a CDS encoding tRNA (cytidine(56)-2'-O)-methyltransferase — MQDEPEVAVLRYGHRPGRDDRMTTHVGLTARALGADRVIFPDNAGQSLETVEDITGRFGGPFTVELTDALNGVIRNWEGKIVHLTMYGERVQDVEADIREAHAEEPLLVVVGGEKVPFEVYDEADWNVGVTNQPHSEVAGLAVFLDRLFDGRELDREWEDAENRVVPMATGKKVVPADDE; from the coding sequence ATGCAAGACGAACCCGAAGTCGCCGTCCTCCGGTACGGACACCGACCGGGACGGGACGACCGGATGACGACGCACGTCGGCCTGACGGCCCGAGCGCTCGGTGCTGACCGGGTCATCTTCCCGGACAACGCAGGGCAGTCGCTGGAGACAGTCGAAGACATCACCGGGCGGTTCGGCGGGCCGTTCACCGTCGAACTCACCGACGCACTCAACGGCGTCATCCGCAACTGGGAGGGCAAAATCGTCCACCTCACGATGTACGGCGAGCGCGTTCAAGACGTGGAAGCTGACATCCGCGAGGCGCACGCCGAAGAACCACTCCTCGTCGTCGTCGGCGGCGAGAAGGTCCCGTTCGAGGTGTACGACGAAGCGGACTGGAACGTCGGCGTCACGAACCAACCGCACTCGGAAGTCGCCGGCCTCGCCGTCTTCCTCGACAGACTATTCGACGGACGCGAACTGGACCGCGAGTGGGAAGACGCCGAGAACAGAGTCGTCCCCATGGCGACTGGCAAGAAAGTCGTCCCAGCCGACGACGAGTGA
- a CDS encoding competence/damage-inducible protein A → MQAAVVTVGDELLAGDTQNTNATWLCKQLTDRGVTVERVTTLPDRIGDIARVVNEYHAEYDAVVVTGGLGPTHDDVTMDAVAAAFGRSLERNEEAEVWLETNGGYSAKDLVEGTTDLPAGARMLPNGEGVAPGAVLGSVYVLPGVPREMKAMFDRVADEFSGEQTHVRFVHTSEPESSLIERFQAVQAAFDVTVGSYPGDHVRIKLAGDDEDTVESAAAWLEERVDLLEEA, encoded by the coding sequence ATGCAAGCCGCCGTAGTCACCGTGGGCGACGAACTGCTCGCCGGGGACACACAGAACACGAACGCGACGTGGTTGTGCAAACAGTTGACAGACCGCGGCGTCACCGTCGAGCGAGTGACGACGCTCCCCGACCGAATCGGCGACATCGCCCGCGTCGTCAACGAATATCACGCCGAGTACGACGCCGTCGTCGTCACCGGTGGACTCGGTCCGACGCACGACGACGTGACGATGGACGCCGTCGCCGCCGCGTTCGGGCGCTCACTGGAACGCAACGAAGAAGCAGAAGTGTGGTTGGAGACGAACGGTGGCTACTCGGCGAAGGACCTCGTAGAAGGGACGACTGACCTCCCCGCCGGCGCGCGGATGCTCCCGAACGGCGAAGGCGTCGCTCCCGGTGCAGTGCTGGGTTCGGTCTACGTCCTGCCGGGCGTCCCCCGTGAGATGAAGGCGATGTTCGACAGAGTCGCCGACGAGTTCTCCGGCGAGCAGACGCACGTCCGGTTCGTGCACACGTCGGAACCCGAGAGTTCGCTCATCGAGCGTTTCCAAGCGGTTCAGGCGGCGTTCGACGTGACAGTCGGAAGCTACCCCGGCGACCACGTCCGCATCAAACTCGCTGGCGACGACGAGGACACCGTCGAATCGGCGGCGGCGTGGCTCGAAGAACGAGTCGACCTACTCGAAGAAGCGTAG
- a CDS encoding DUF7123 family protein codes for MTEYTDEEQRIIAYLRDSVSRGEGYFRAKNIAEAIGLTAKQVGSRLPHLAEKSEDVEIEKWGRARSTTWRVTLS; via the coding sequence ATGACCGAGTACACCGACGAGGAACAACGCATTATCGCATACCTCCGCGATAGCGTTAGCCGCGGAGAGGGGTACTTCCGGGCGAAGAACATCGCCGAAGCGATTGGTCTGACCGCAAAGCAAGTTGGTTCCCGCCTCCCCCACCTGGCTGAGAAATCTGAAGACGTGGAAATCGAGAAGTGGGGTCGTGCCCGTTCGACCACCTGGCGCGTCACCCTGAGCTAA
- a CDS encoding aldehyde dehydrogenase family protein — translation MAQDVYRHYINGEWTDGSGEETFESENPATGETLATFRRGTPEDIDVATGAADDAYEEWRDLSHIERAEYLWEIYHELRDRTEELAEVVTKECGKEISEGRADVIEAYHMVEWAAGDARHPKGDVIPSEIPAKDAYMRRKPRGVVGCITPWNFPVAIPFWHMAVALVEGNTVVWKPAEQTPWCGQIIAEMFEDAGIPDGVFNMVQGFGDAGASIVDDERVDSVLFTGSAEVGHEVASKVAQQPGKLAACEMGGKNSIIVTEKADLDIAVHSAVMSSFKTTGQRCVSSERLIVHEDVYDEFKERYVELAKDVSVGDPLREDTFMGPLIEDGHKEKVTKYNELAKKEGVNVLVDRTELNDDEIPDGHEDGHWVGPFVYEADAKEDLRCTHEEVFGPHVALLKYSGDIEEAVEIQNDTDYGLAGAVISEDYRQINYYRDNAEVGLAYGNLPCIGAEVHLPFGGVKKSGNGYPSAREIIEAVTERTAWTLNNSKEIRMAQGLSADIKTKDDE, via the coding sequence ATGGCGCAGGATGTCTACCGACACTATATAAACGGCGAATGGACAGACGGCTCCGGCGAGGAGACGTTCGAGAGCGAGAATCCGGCGACCGGCGAGACGCTGGCGACGTTCCGTCGCGGAACCCCGGAAGACATCGACGTTGCGACTGGCGCGGCGGACGACGCGTACGAGGAGTGGCGTGACCTCTCGCACATCGAACGCGCAGAGTACCTCTGGGAGATTTACCACGAACTGCGTGACCGAACCGAAGAACTCGCAGAAGTCGTCACCAAAGAGTGTGGCAAGGAAATCTCCGAGGGTCGCGCCGACGTCATCGAGGCGTACCACATGGTCGAGTGGGCCGCCGGTGACGCCCGTCACCCCAAGGGCGACGTCATCCCCTCCGAGATTCCAGCGAAGGACGCCTACATGCGCCGCAAGCCCCGCGGCGTCGTCGGGTGTATCACGCCGTGGAACTTCCCGGTCGCCATCCCGTTCTGGCACATGGCCGTCGCACTCGTCGAGGGGAACACGGTCGTCTGGAAACCTGCTGAGCAGACGCCGTGGTGTGGACAGATTATCGCCGAGATGTTCGAAGACGCCGGCATTCCGGACGGCGTGTTCAACATGGTACAGGGCTTCGGCGACGCCGGTGCCTCTATCGTCGACGACGAACGCGTCGACAGCGTGCTCTTCACGGGGTCCGCCGAAGTCGGCCACGAAGTCGCGAGCAAGGTGGCCCAGCAACCCGGCAAACTCGCCGCGTGTGAGATGGGTGGCAAGAACAGCATCATCGTCACGGAGAAGGCGGACCTCGACATCGCGGTCCACTCTGCGGTCATGTCGTCGTTCAAGACGACCGGCCAGCGCTGTGTCTCGTCCGAACGCCTCATCGTCCACGAGGACGTCTACGACGAGTTCAAAGAGCGCTACGTCGAACTCGCCAAAGACGTCTCCGTCGGCGACCCACTCCGCGAAGACACCTTCATGGGTCCCCTCATCGAGGATGGCCACAAAGAGAAGGTCACCAAGTACAACGAACTCGCCAAGAAGGAAGGCGTGAACGTCCTCGTCGACCGCACCGAACTCAACGACGACGAGATTCCAGATGGCCACGAGGACGGCCACTGGGTCGGTCCGTTCGTCTACGAGGCCGATGCGAAAGAAGACCTGCGCTGCACGCACGAGGAAGTCTTCGGTCCCCACGTCGCACTGCTCAAGTACTCCGGTGACATCGAAGAGGCAGTCGAGATTCAGAACGACACCGACTACGGCCTCGCCGGTGCCGTCATCTCCGAGGACTACCGCCAAATCAACTATTACCGCGACAACGCCGAAGTCGGCCTCGCGTACGGGAACCTCCCGTGCATCGGTGCCGAGGTTCACCTGCCGTTCGGTGGCGTGAAGAAGTCCGGTAACGGCTACCCGTCTGCTCGCGAAATCATCGAGGCAGTCACCGAGCGCACCGCGTGGACGCTCAACAACTCGAAAGAGATTCGCATGGCGCAGGGCCTCTCTGCAGACATCAAGACGAAAGACGACGAGTAA
- a CDS encoding ATP-NAD kinase family protein produces the protein MRIGVVVNPVAGMGGRVGLKGTDGKVEEARKRGAEPRAPARASRALSRLYDAAPETTLLTWGDPMGASLVEDAGFDPEVLGEPDGDETDASDTTAAVTAFVDAGVDLVLFVGGDGTAADVAAALDGSDVPMLGVPAGVKVYSSVFAVSPEDAAAVATTFERTEAREVMDIDEDDYRAGEVHPELRAVAHVPVAEDLQSSKQTSTGTVEALAAGVADDIRAEAGVTYVLGPGSTVGAVKAELGIDGSPLGVDVYRDGEVLVRDATEAEILAHLGEENVIVVTPIGGQGFVFGRGNPQLSPDVIRRCDVSIVASRSKLDTIPFLRVDTDDTELDEELRGWTKVRVGRVERRMMKIE, from the coding sequence ATGCGAATTGGCGTCGTGGTCAACCCCGTCGCGGGGATGGGTGGCCGAGTCGGGTTGAAGGGGACCGACGGAAAGGTCGAGGAGGCCAGAAAGAGAGGTGCCGAGCCACGAGCACCGGCGCGTGCCTCCCGGGCACTCTCTCGACTGTACGACGCCGCACCCGAGACGACGCTCCTCACGTGGGGTGACCCGATGGGTGCATCTCTCGTCGAGGACGCAGGATTCGACCCGGAGGTGCTCGGCGAACCCGATGGCGACGAGACGGATGCGTCCGACACCACTGCCGCAGTCACCGCCTTCGTCGACGCCGGCGTGGACCTCGTGTTGTTCGTCGGCGGAGACGGTACGGCGGCGGACGTCGCCGCCGCCCTCGACGGGAGTGACGTGCCGATGCTCGGCGTCCCCGCCGGTGTGAAAGTCTACTCGTCGGTGTTCGCTGTCTCCCCAGAGGACGCCGCCGCCGTCGCGACGACGTTCGAGCGAACCGAGGCCCGCGAGGTCATGGATATCGACGAGGACGACTATCGGGCCGGAGAAGTTCACCCGGAACTCAGGGCAGTCGCACACGTCCCCGTTGCAGAAGACTTGCAATCGTCGAAACAGACGAGCACCGGCACAGTAGAGGCCCTCGCTGCCGGCGTCGCCGACGATATCCGTGCCGAGGCGGGCGTCACGTACGTCCTCGGGCCCGGAAGCACCGTCGGCGCCGTCAAAGCCGAACTCGGAATCGACGGGTCGCCCCTCGGGGTGGACGTGTATCGTGACGGGGAGGTTCTCGTCCGCGACGCGACGGAAGCGGAGATTCTGGCGCACCTCGGCGAGGAGAACGTCATCGTGGTCACGCCCATCGGCGGGCAAGGGTTCGTCTTCGGCCGTGGAAACCCGCAACTGTCTCCGGACGTGATTCGCCGGTGTGACGTGTCAATCGTCGCCTCACGGTCGAAGTTGGACACCATTCCGTTCCTCCGCGTCGATACCGACGACACGGAACTCGACGAAGAACTCCGAGGGTGGACGAAGGTTCGTGTCGGCCGCGTCGAACGACGGATGATGAAAATCGAGTAG
- a CDS encoding DUF2110 family protein, translated as MVVLATKCYIDGDARDRALDSLTSLVANDIGSLDVEYDIGIRDDDFISVTVSGDDETVARNVLREEWGEVTPHLTAGETYVGTLEHWDEDGFILDAGREIRIPTKELGLGRGSATQIRDRFGLVQHVPLSFVYGGEDEPSRLADDTVDQLYDWTRGSGRVNVNSATRGEVRATVNRAGHANDIVTVERLGLLEQSIVCKDQTDPPGLLASIGSYLPSELKAVIGQ; from the coding sequence ATGGTCGTACTCGCAACAAAGTGTTACATCGACGGCGACGCACGTGACCGCGCGCTCGATAGTCTCACGTCTCTCGTCGCCAACGACATCGGCAGCCTCGACGTGGAATACGACATCGGCATCCGCGACGACGACTTCATCTCCGTGACTGTCTCGGGCGACGACGAAACCGTCGCACGGAACGTCCTCCGGGAGGAGTGGGGCGAAGTCACGCCACACCTCACCGCGGGAGAGACGTACGTCGGAACGCTCGAACACTGGGACGAAGACGGATTCATCCTCGACGCTGGACGTGAGATTCGTATCCCCACCAAAGAACTCGGCCTCGGTCGCGGGTCGGCGACGCAGATTCGTGACCGGTTCGGCCTCGTCCAACACGTCCCGCTTTCGTTCGTCTACGGCGGCGAGGACGAGCCATCCCGCCTGGCCGACGACACGGTCGACCAACTCTACGACTGGACTCGTGGCAGTGGCCGCGTCAACGTCAACAGCGCGACGCGCGGCGAAGTCCGCGCGACGGTCAACCGCGCCGGCCACGCGAACGACATCGTGACCGTGGAACGACTCGGTCTCCTCGAACAGAGCATCGTCTGTAAGGACCAGACCGACCCGCCGGGACTCCTCGCGAGTATCGGTTCGTACCTGCCGTCGGAACTGAAGGCAGTCATCGGCCAGTAA
- a CDS encoding DUF7525 family protein, with translation METKTVQSDKSIGFAALFGVLTLVGAGLMVAGPDQLTKAAGFAVAIIAASLAVSGAHIFQ, from the coding sequence ATGGAAACCAAGACGGTGCAATCCGACAAGTCCATCGGCTTTGCGGCGTTGTTCGGCGTGCTCACGCTCGTCGGTGCAGGGCTGATGGTTGCTGGACCGGACCAACTGACGAAAGCGGCTGGCTTCGCGGTGGCAATTATCGCCGCCTCGCTGGCCGTCTCCGGCGCTCACATCTTCCAGTAA
- a CDS encoding DUF7528 family protein → MTVESDDETIVLTIGGQTCELSRDAAADLQEAIGSALTEKREFFRTAGEYRQDGSYVVSRRGADSTGNAKVFASFEELQRLYKRLPETFDADDVGRTGITGSRRHMIIRHLGEHPAFDCRIASRNPLTGEKQSTTGDDRKEVEVLAD, encoded by the coding sequence GTGACCGTCGAGAGCGACGACGAAACCATCGTCCTCACTATCGGCGGCCAGACCTGTGAATTGTCCCGTGACGCCGCTGCCGACCTGCAGGAAGCCATCGGTTCGGCGCTGACCGAGAAACGCGAGTTCTTCCGGACTGCCGGTGAGTACCGGCAGGACGGCAGTTACGTCGTCTCCAGACGCGGCGCAGACTCGACCGGGAACGCGAAAGTGTTCGCCAGCTTCGAGGAATTGCAACGCCTGTACAAACGGTTGCCCGAGACGTTCGACGCGGACGACGTCGGCCGAACCGGTATCACCGGGTCGCGGCGACACATGATTATCCGCCATCTGGGTGAGCATCCGGCGTTCGACTGTCGAATCGCCAGTCGGAACCCTCTGACCGGCGAGAAGCAATCGACCACCGGCGACGACCGCAAAGAAGTAGAGGTTCTCGCCGACTGA
- a CDS encoding SDR family oxidoreductase: MSHRPEVGAGVEGIDLSNRTALVTGSTAGIGRETALALGRLGATVFVHGRNRDAGRQVASAIDDAGGEAIFFRADLADVETVHRLADEVRDRTDRLDILVNNAGAHFSTGQLTADDVEKTFAVNHLAPFVLTHDLRDVLSEDGRVVTVSSGVHPRADGTFDVTTVDHYDGLDAYARSKLANILFTVGLARRLDGPTANCCHPGLVPSSHLWREASIPVRLGVGLLSLLPHRLVSGFADTPATGAETTVYLAASPAVEGTSGRYFSDCAPEEPSALATDEALVRKLWELSEELSGVSWS, from the coding sequence ATGAGTCACAGACCGGAGGTCGGCGCAGGCGTCGAGGGAATCGACCTTTCGAACCGGACTGCGCTCGTCACCGGGTCCACCGCCGGAATCGGTCGCGAGACGGCGCTCGCACTCGGCCGACTGGGGGCGACCGTCTTCGTCCACGGTCGAAATCGTGATGCTGGCAGGCAGGTCGCATCGGCCATCGACGACGCCGGCGGTGAGGCTATCTTCTTCCGCGCCGACCTCGCGGACGTCGAGACTGTCCACCGCCTCGCCGACGAGGTCCGTGACCGAACTGACCGCCTCGACATCCTCGTGAACAACGCTGGGGCGCACTTCTCGACGGGGCAACTGACCGCAGACGACGTCGAAAAGACGTTCGCCGTCAACCACCTCGCACCGTTCGTCCTCACGCACGACCTGCGTGACGTCCTTTCCGAGGATGGTCGCGTCGTCACCGTCTCCTCGGGCGTTCACCCACGCGCTGACGGCACGTTCGACGTGACGACAGTAGACCACTACGACGGCCTCGACGCCTACGCTCGGTCGAAACTGGCGAACATCCTCTTCACGGTCGGTCTCGCCCGCCGTCTCGACGGACCCACGGCGAACTGTTGCCATCCGGGACTCGTCCCGTCGAGTCACCTGTGGCGGGAGGCGTCGATTCCGGTTCGTCTCGGGGTTGGACTGCTCTCACTCCTCCCCCATCGACTCGTCAGCGGGTTCGCCGACACGCCCGCGACAGGCGCTGAGACCACGGTGTACCTCGCTGCGTCTCCTGCAGTCGAAGGAACAAGTGGACGATACTTCTCTGATTGCGCACCCGAGGAACCCTCGGCGCTCGCCACCGACGAGGCACTCGTTCGGAAACTGTGGGAGTTGAGCGAGGAGTTGTCCGGTGTCTCGTGGTCGTGA
- a CDS encoding DUF5803 family protein, with product MNRRLLVGVAGLALLLVTAGCLGGTSSVSNERLDSEPTASYTWDAETDAHITVQQNGRFRAVYEVNSSSVELYRFDGFGSRTPLPVESLRYRYPNGTVVNGTELKARGGDVTQNNRITNVTLPSDADSEGKLAFTSSSTPKRFSLPVLVEGSYEVVLPPDRRVSFPIFGSVRPQGYETELVDDQLHITWTNVTDGSVVVQFYLQRDLGIFAAVAAVSLLVGGAGILYYRRQIEALRERREELGLDVEDRDRKR from the coding sequence ATGAACAGGCGACTCCTCGTCGGCGTTGCTGGACTCGCCCTCCTCCTCGTCACCGCGGGGTGTCTCGGCGGCACGTCGAGCGTCTCGAACGAGCGTCTGGACTCCGAGCCCACAGCGTCGTACACGTGGGACGCCGAGACGGACGCCCACATCACGGTCCAGCAGAACGGACGGTTCCGTGCGGTGTACGAGGTCAACTCGTCGTCGGTCGAACTCTACCGGTTCGACGGGTTCGGCAGCAGGACGCCGCTCCCAGTCGAATCGCTCCGGTACCGCTATCCGAACGGGACCGTCGTGAACGGGACAGAACTGAAAGCCCGCGGCGGTGACGTGACGCAGAACAACCGCATCACGAACGTCACGCTCCCGTCGGACGCCGACAGTGAGGGCAAACTCGCGTTCACCTCGTCGTCCACGCCGAAGCGGTTCTCGCTTCCCGTGCTCGTCGAGGGGTCCTACGAGGTGGTGTTGCCGCCGGACCGACGCGTGAGTTTCCCAATCTTCGGGTCCGTCCGTCCGCAGGGCTACGAGACAGAACTCGTCGACGACCAGTTGCACATCACATGGACCAACGTGACCGACGGCAGCGTCGTCGTCCAGTTCTACCTCCAGCGTGACCTCGGTATCTTCGCCGCCGTCGCGGCCGTCTCGCTCCTCGTCGGCGGGGCCGGGATTCTCTACTATCGCCGGCAAATCGAGGCGCTTCGCGAACGCCGCGAAGAACTCGGCCTCGACGTGGAAGACCGCGACAGGAAGCGGTAA
- a CDS encoding phosphate uptake regulator PhoU translates to METRKVQRLGPSTLAMTLPAEWAKEHNVDKGDEVSIRTSGKGTLTVLPESVSNEDSKATIRADNLNAEALERAIVAQYVLGRRVIHIEKSEGALDSDHINAVYKAETQLMGLGVIEETPERIAIRCSVDAEDFTLDNLLERLENTGSTMRGEAVKALAHGNPDLAQRALNRERQANKIFVLLLRLIFTSYQNPNLARAVGLDSGFPLIGYRAVAKNLELTADNAEDIANIVMDADGHTIDVDQSTMRRIREFTDHVDEITKTAVRAVVERDYDLTIECRELYREIGDRERDILNDLPEMENEKLLQIREVLVSLQQTAQYAMRNAEIAANLALNEESEHVTLD, encoded by the coding sequence ATGGAAACCCGGAAAGTCCAGCGTCTCGGTCCCTCCACGCTGGCGATGACGCTCCCAGCGGAGTGGGCCAAGGAACACAACGTCGACAAGGGCGACGAAGTGTCGATTCGTACCAGTGGCAAAGGCACGCTGACCGTCCTCCCCGAATCGGTCAGCAACGAAGATTCGAAGGCGACGATTCGAGCGGACAACCTGAACGCAGAGGCCCTCGAACGGGCAATCGTCGCACAGTACGTCCTCGGGCGGCGCGTCATCCACATCGAGAAGAGCGAAGGCGCACTCGACTCCGACCACATCAACGCCGTCTACAAAGCCGAGACGCAACTCATGGGTCTCGGCGTCATCGAGGAGACACCGGAGCGAATCGCCATTCGCTGTTCGGTCGATGCGGAGGACTTCACCCTCGACAACTTGCTCGAACGACTGGAGAACACGGGCAGCACGATGCGTGGCGAGGCTGTGAAGGCACTCGCCCACGGCAACCCTGACCTCGCACAGCGCGCCCTCAACCGTGAACGGCAGGCGAACAAGATTTTCGTCCTCTTGCTCCGCCTCATCTTCACGTCGTACCAGAACCCGAACCTCGCACGGGCCGTCGGCCTCGACTCGGGGTTCCCGCTCATCGGCTACCGCGCCGTCGCGAAGAACCTCGAACTGACGGCCGACAACGCCGAGGACATCGCCAACATCGTCATGGACGCCGACGGCCACACCATCGACGTCGACCAGTCCACGATGCGGCGCATCCGCGAGTTCACCGACCACGTGGACGAAATCACGAAGACGGCGGTTCGGGCCGTCGTCGAACGCGACTACGACCTCACCATCGAGTGCCGCGAACTCTACCGCGAAATCGGTGACCGCGAACGCGACATCCTCAACGACCTCCCGGAGATGGAAAACGAGAAACTCCTCCAGATTCGCGAGGTACTCGTCAGTCTCCAGCAGACCGCACAGTACGCGATGCGGAACGCCGAAATCGCGGCAAACCTGGCGCTCAACGAAGAGTCAGAACACGTCACGCTCGACTGA
- a CDS encoding LEA type 2 family protein, producing MGLTSVLFGGKLRIALAALLLVGGGVAGAFAMGVLGVPSVQGVDNRFAGVNETATVIESEVNVANPNPLSANLSGVSVDYTVSMNGLEMVNGEKDGVAIGSGETAIPLQTTLSNDRIPAWWVSHVQNGEHSTLRVDADVSSETLGRTFEAPEISRDIDTDLLSSFNSTETRKVNADSAVVSDPVLYINETSAEWGEATEDRTALELTFVVHNPKPYPVAVSELGYNISMNDVDVGEGATESGYVIPAESTKTIEATTYIENENLDDWWVTHLERNQTTDLRIDFYAKLDAAGTTFTVPLDPLTYEKTFETDIFGTKAESDASTSADSSSAPDSSGESTTTQSGETTTEQRDATTTESDSTTETTTASPTPTPTPTPTPTPTPTPSPTPTTTESGGTTTDDGLL from the coding sequence ATGGGATTGACATCTGTGCTGTTCGGCGGTAAACTCCGAATCGCACTCGCCGCACTCCTCCTTGTCGGAGGCGGCGTCGCTGGGGCGTTCGCCATGGGCGTCCTCGGCGTCCCGAGTGTACAGGGCGTCGACAACCGATTCGCGGGCGTCAACGAGACGGCGACGGTCATCGAGTCGGAAGTCAACGTCGCGAATCCGAATCCGCTGTCTGCGAACCTCTCCGGTGTCAGCGTCGACTACACGGTGTCGATGAATGGACTGGAGATGGTGAACGGTGAGAAAGACGGCGTCGCCATCGGGAGCGGAGAGACGGCAATCCCGCTCCAGACGACGCTCTCGAACGACCGAATCCCCGCGTGGTGGGTCTCGCACGTCCAAAACGGCGAACACTCCACCCTCCGCGTGGACGCGGACGTTAGCTCCGAGACACTCGGGCGCACGTTCGAGGCACCGGAGATATCCCGCGATATCGACACGGACCTCCTGTCGTCGTTCAACTCTACCGAGACGCGCAAGGTGAACGCCGACTCGGCAGTCGTCTCCGACCCCGTGTTGTACATCAACGAGACGAGCGCCGAGTGGGGCGAAGCGACCGAAGACCGCACGGCACTCGAACTCACGTTCGTCGTCCACAACCCCAAGCCGTACCCCGTCGCCGTCTCGGAACTCGGGTACAACATCTCGATGAACGACGTGGACGTGGGCGAGGGAGCGACGGAGTCCGGGTACGTCATCCCGGCAGAGTCCACCAAGACTATCGAGGCCACGACGTACATCGAAAACGAGAACCTCGACGACTGGTGGGTGACGCACCTCGAACGGAACCAGACCACCGACCTCCGCATCGACTTCTACGCGAAACTCGACGCGGCCGGGACGACGTTCACCGTCCCGCTCGACCCGCTAACCTACGAGAAGACGTTCGAGACGGACATCTTCGGCACCAAGGCCGAGTCCGACGCCAGCACGTCGGCGGACTCGTCGTCTGCGCCCGACTCCTCGGGCGAATCGACCACGACGCAGTCTGGAGAGACGACAACCGAGCAGCGTGACGCGACGACCACTGAGTCCGATTCGACCACTGAAACGACGACTGCGAGCCCAACGCCGACACCCACACCCACGCCAACACCGACGCCGACACCGACCCCCTCGCCGACGCCGACGACCACCGAATCGGGCGGGACGACGACTGACGACGGATTGTTGTAA
- a CDS encoding transcription factor translates to MAFEELLNDPVIQKYLHELVGPTGMPVAAAPPDGEVTDEELAEELGLELNDVRRALFILYENDLASYRRVRDEDSGWLTYLWTFHYENIPENLEEEMYRLLEALEERLDYERNHEFYLSEPAGIRFEFSEAMELGFQCPETGAPLEPMDNVDLVDAMEHRIDELRDELNVEVTGTN, encoded by the coding sequence ATGGCTTTTGAGGAGTTACTGAACGACCCTGTTATCCAGAAGTACCTCCACGAGTTGGTTGGGCCGACGGGGATGCCAGTCGCAGCGGCACCCCCGGACGGCGAGGTAACCGACGAAGAACTCGCCGAAGAGCTCGGTTTAGAGCTCAACGACGTTCGTCGCGCCCTCTTCATCCTCTACGAGAACGACCTCGCGTCGTATCGTCGCGTCCGCGACGAAGACTCTGGATGGCTCACCTACCTCTGGACGTTCCACTACGAAAACATCCCGGAGAACCTCGAAGAAGAGATGTACCGGCTCTTAGAGGCGCTCGAAGAGCGTCTCGACTACGAACGTAACCACGAGTTCTATCTCTCTGAACCCGCCGGCATCCGCTTCGAGTTCTCTGAAGCGATGGAACTGGGATTCCAGTGTCCCGAGACGGGTGCGCCGCTCGAACCGATGGACAACGTCGACCTCGTTGACGCGATGGAACACCGCATCGACGAACTGCGAGACGAACTGAACGTCGAAGTCACGGGTACGAACTAA